The DNA sequence AATCATTTCTTCCGGCACTTTGACGCGCAACGCCGGGAAGCACAGAAAGTGCACGAACCACATCTTCAAACCCGCCGGGCGATCTGCGAATTTCTTCGTAACTGAATTTTTTAACACTGTTAACTTCAATCGAAGATTTTTCAAAATAATTGGATGTTACAGTTGCTTCACCTAATTCTATTACGGTTTCGGATAATTTAAATTCAAGAAAAGTTGGTTTGGCGGAATTTACAACAACATCAACTTTTGTAACGGGATTGTAACCAATAAAACTTGCTTTAACTTTATAAGTTCCGAATGGAATATTAGTTATTGTAAATTCTCCGTTTAAATCCGAAGAAGTTCCTAAAGTTGTTTCTTCAACAATAATATTTACACCGGGCAAAGCTTCGTTTGTAATTTGATCAACAATTTTTCCGGTAATTTTTCCGGAATTTTGTGCAAAAACAATTTGGGCAATAATCATTGTAAAAATTATGAATCTAAAAAACATATAAATTTCCTAAATTTTATTGATTCAAAGATAAAACATTGTCTAATATTTGTCAACAAATATAATCACAATTGCAAAAAATTTTAGACATTATTTAGACAATAAATTTTCATTCTTTCCAAAACATGAAATTTAACTTCAAATTATTTTTTTAAGTAAAACAAAATTGATAGAAAATTATTCAAGTAAATGCATAATATTTATCATTAGAATAAAATCCTTGCATAAAATAAACTTTAGTTTCGGATATTATTTTAAAAAATTGTATAATTGGCAAATCAATTTTTACAAATTAACACCTCATTTTATTAAGTATTTGATGCAAAAATCCAAAAAAATTTCACTTGTTTTAGAAGATAACTCAATTTATAATGGTTTTTCTTTTGGATATGAAGCATCCACAGCCGGCGAAATTGTATTTAATACCGCAATGACCGGATATCCGGAAAGTTTGACAGATCCTTCTTATTACGGACAAATATTAATTTCAACATATCCTTTAATTGGAAACTATGGTGTTCCGGAAGATAAACTTAAAAATGGAATTCCCGACATTTTTGAATCCGATAAAATTCAAGTTAAGGGTTTTGTAATTTCTGATTATTCTTTTGAATACAGTCACTGGAATGCTAAGAAAAGTTTATCGGAATGGTTAATTGAAAATAAAATTCCCGGTATTTTTGGAGTTGACACTCGTGCCTTGACCAAAAAGTTGAGAGAAAAAGGTTCGATGCTGGGGAAAATTATTTTTGAAAATGAAGATTTAGAATTTGTTGATCCCAATCTTGAAAATCTTGTTGATAAAGTTAGCATAAAAGAAAAAGTAACTTACGGCAGCGGAAAGAAAAAAATTGTTTTAGTAGATATGGGTGTGAAAAATAATATTGTGAGATGTTTGCTAAAACGAGATACAACTGTAATAAAAGTTCCGTGGAATTATGATTTTACGCAAGACGATTATGATGGAATTGTTTTATCAAATGGTCCGGGAGATCCGACTTTTTGCCAAGAAACAGTTGATAATTTGAAAAATGCAATTAAAATTGAAAAGCCAATTTTTGGAATTTGTATGGGAAATCAGTTACTTTCTTTAGCTGCTGGCGGATCAATTTATAAATTAAAATATGGACACCGAAGTCATAACCAGCCGGTTTTACAAGTTGGAACAAATAAATGTTTTATAACTTCGCAGAATCACGGATACGCTGTTGAGGATTCTCATTTAGACGAAGGCTGGGAACCGTATTTTGTAAATCTTAATGATGATACTTGCGAAGGAATTAAACATAAAACAAAGCCATTTTTCTCAACTCAGTTTCATCCGGAAGCATCTAGCGGTCCGACGGATACTGAGTTTTTATTTGATGAATTTTTAAATCTGATAAAAGAAGAATAGAACGCTGATGACACAGAAAATACAGATATTCACTGAACTTTATTTATATCTGTGTAAATTTGTTTTTTCAGTGTAATCTGCGTTCCATTAAATCCCATGAATAAAGAAATAAAAAAAGTTTTAATATTAGGTTCCGGCGCTCTTAAAATTGGAGAAGCCGGTGAATTTGATTATTCGGGCTCCCAAGCATTAAAAGCCTTGCGCGAAGAAAATATTGAAACAGTTTTAATCAATCCAAATATTGCGACAGTTCAAACTTCAGAAAATATTGCCGATAAAGTTTATTTCCTACCGGTTACACCATACTTTGTTGAACAAGTAATAATTAAAGAAAATCCTGATGGAGTTTTACTTTCGTTCGGTGGTCAAACAGCTTTAAATTGCGGAATTGAATTATTCAAAAAAAATATTTTTGAAAAATATAATGTTAAAGTTTTAGGTACACCAATTAGTGCAATAATTGATACGGAAGACCGTGAACTTTTTGCAAACACTTTAAAAAAAGTAAGCATAAAAACTCCAAAAAGTATTGCGGTTAATTCAATTGAAGATGCGCTTAAAGCTGCTGAAGAATTAAATTATCCAATCATTGTTAGAGCCGCGTACACATTGGGCGGGCAAGGAAGTGGATTTTGTGTAAATCCGGATGAGTTGGAAATTCTTGCTTCCAAAGCACTTTCATATTCCGATCAAATTTTAATTGAAGAATCTTTAAAAGGCTGGAAAGAAGTTGAGTATGAAGTTGTGCGCGATTGTTACAACAATTGCATCACAGTTTGTAATATGGAAAATTTTGATCCGCTTGGAATTCATACCGGCGAAAGTATTGTAGTTGCGCCTTCTCAAACTTTAACAAATACCGAATATCATAAACTGAGAGAAATTGCTATAAAATTAATTCAGCATATTGGAATTGTCGGCGAATGTAATGTTCAGTATGCGTTAGATCCGTTTTCAGAAGATTATAGAGTTATTGAAGTTAATGCAAGACTTTCCCGATCAAGCGCATTGGCAAGTAAAGCCACCGGTTATCCGCTTGCATTTGTTGCAGCAAAATTGGCTTTGGGTTACGGACTTTATGAATTAAAAAATTCAGTAACAAAAACCACATCCGCATTTTTTGAACCGGCTTTGGATTATATTGTCTGCAAAATTCCGCGCTGGGATTTGAATAAATTTCATGGAGTTTCCAATCAAATTGGAAGCAGTATGAAAAGTGTCGGTGAAGTAATGGCAATCGGCAAAACCTTTGAAGAAGCAATTCAAAAAGGTTTGCGAATGATTGGACAAGGAATGCACGGATTTGTCGGCAACAAAGATATTCCCACATCAGATATTAAAGATATGTTGGTTAATCCCACTGACATGAGAATTTTTATTATTGCTCAAGCTTTTAAGGAAGGATTAACAGTTGATGAAATTTATGAACTTTCGAAAATTGATAAATGGTTTTTGGTTAAACTAAAAAATATTTTTGATTATAAATATGAATTGCAGAATTATAATTCATTAGAAGAATTGCCGAATCAACTTTTACTTGATTCTAAAAAACTTGGTTTCTCCGATTTTCAAATTGCAAGATTTGTTTTAAAGAGTGAATCGGTCAATGTAGATAAAGATATTTTAAAAGTCAGAAATTTTAGAATTAACAAAGGAATAAAACCTTTTGTAAAACAAATTGATACCCTTGCAGCGGAATATCCGGCTTACACAAATTATCTTTATTTAACTTACAGCGGAATTGAGCACGATATAGATTTTGTAAATGATAATAAATCAGTTGTAGTATTGGGTTCCGGAGCTTATAGAATAGGAAGCAGTGTTGAATTTGATTGGTGCGGAGTTAATGCTCTTAACACAATTAAGAAAGAAAATTTTAGATCAATAATGATAAATTATAATCCCGAAACAGTTAGCACGGATTATGATATTTGCGATCGTCTTTACTTTGATGAACTTACTTTAGAACGAGTTCTTGATATTGTTGATTTGGAAAATCCCAAAGGTGTTATAGTTTCTACGGGCGGACAAATTCCAAATAATTTGGCAATGCGTTTGCACAAATCAAATGTTAACATTTTAGGAACTTCACCTCTTTCAATTGATAGAGCGGAAAACCGACATAAATTTTCTCAAATGCTTGATGATTTAAAAATTGATCAGCCAAGGTGGAGAGAATTAACTTCAACAACGGAAATTAGAAATTTTATTACTGAAGTAAATTATCCGGTTTTAGTTCGTCCGTCTTATGTACTTTCCGGTGCAGCAATGAATGTTGTTTCCAACGAAAGTGAATTAGACCACTTTTTACAATTAGCAACTGAGGTTTCTAAGCAATATCCAGTTGTTGTTTCCGAGTTTATTGAAAATGCAAAAGAAATTGAAATTGATGCAGTTGCCGATAAAGGTGAAATGGTTCTTTATGCAATTAGTGAGCATATTGAATTTGCGGGAGTTCATTCCGGTGATGCAACAATGGTATTTCCTCCGCAAAAAATTTATTTTGAAACTGTACGAAGAATAAAAACTATTTCCAGAAAAATTGCATCTGAGTTAAATATTTCCGGACCATTCAATATTCAGTTTCTTGCAAAAGATAATGATGTAAAAGTAATCGAATGCAATTTACGAGCATCACGAAGTTTGCCGTTTGTATCAAAAGTTTTAAAAGTAAATTTTGTTGAATTGGCAACAGATATTATGCTTGAAGCAAAATATATTAAACCTAATAAATCATTGTTTGAGCTTGATTATATTGGAATAAAAGCTCCTCAATTTTCTTTTTCGCGATTAAGCAAAGCTGATCCGATTCTTGGTGTTGATATGGCTTCAACGGGAGAAGTTGGATGTATTGGCGATGATTTTTATGATGCACTGCTTAAATCAATGTTATCAGTCGGATATAAAATTCCGAAGAAAAATATTTTACTTTCTACCGGACCGGTTCAATCAAAAGCTGAATTATTGGAAAGCTGTAAATTATTAATTGAGAATGATTATAATTTATTTGCAACAAGAGGAACTCACAAATTTTTGAAAGATAATAATGTTGAATCTCAACTTTTATATTGGCCGGATGAAAAGCAAAGTCCCAACACGATTGAATATTTGAGAAAACGAAAAATTGATTTAGTAATTAACATTCCAAAAAATCTTTCTAAAAATGAATTAGATAACGATTACGAAATTAGAAGAAGTGCTATTGATTTTAACATTCCGCTTATAACCAATTCCAGATTGGCTCAAGCTTTTATCAATGCTTTTTGTAAAAAAGATTTGGAAGATATTTCAATCAAACATTGGAATGAACACTAAGTACGTGAAACGTTAGACGAAAAACGTAAAACGAAAAAAGCTTGAGCTCATTTTGTTGGAGTATGAAAAATCAAAAATTAAAATTGAAAAGAAAAAAATTATAATGTAGGATAAATATAAATTCCCGCACCAATCAAAAATCCAATAAAAAATAAAACCGAAGTTTTGTTTTTAATTCCAAAAAAATAAATTTGCTGAAGTGCTCTGAAAAACCAGAAGAAAGAAATCAATCTTAAAATTGAATTGCCAAGTTGAGTTGTAACTAATTCTTTAGTGTAAAAAAATGATAGAAACGCAAAAATTATAAATACAAATGTTAAAGAAATATTAAGTATTTGAAAAATTCCGCCGTTAATAAAATTCATTCTTTTTAATTCTTTATTCCAATTGAAAATTTTCCAAAATAATAAATGAAAAATTGCAAAAGCTAAATTGTAAAATCCGCCGATTATAATAATTGTGTTTTTCATTTTTTACTTTTTATTTTTTTCAACAAATGTGTTTTCTAACTTTTCATAAATCCAATTTGGTATTAATGGAAATAATCTTGTTAAAATTACCAACTGCCAAGGAAATTGAATCATTCGTTTTTCATTTTCAATTCCGTTAATTATAATTTGTGCGGCTTTTTCAACATTCATCATAAAAAGCATTTTAAATTCATTTTTGTCCGTCATTGGAGTTTTAACAAATCCGGGACGAACTGTTAAAACTTTCACATTATATTTGTTTAATTCCGTTCGCAAGCCTTCAAGGTAAATTGTTGCGGCAGCTTTACTTGCTGAATAAAATCCGCTTTTGGAATATCCTTTAGAATCTGCAAGACTTGAAACTCCAACAATAATTCCATTTTTTTCTTCAATAAATTTTGGTAATAATTGTTCTACCCAATAAATAATTCCAAAAACATTTGCGCCGAAAATTCTTTCTGCCGCTTCGGAATTATATTCTTCAACCGGCATTCTCACGGAATATCCCGCATTTAAAATTGCAACATCAACTTTTCCAAATTTTTCTATAACTTTTTGATAAGCATTTTTAACTTCATCTTTTTTGCTTACATCACATTTTAGAATTAAGAGATTTTCATTTTCGTTAAAATTTTCCTTTAGCAAATTTTCTCTTCTTGCAACTAAAGCAAGTTTAACATTTTGTTTAGAAATTAATTGATGAGTAATTTCTTTTCCAATTCCAGAAGTTGCGCCGGTGATTAAAACAACTTTATTTTCAAAATTCATAATTGATTAATTTTTTTTGTGATTTGTAAATTTACACATTTAGAAAATTTCAAAATCAAATTATTGTATGCAAAAATTTTATAAACAAAAAGATTCGATCTTTTAAAAAGAACGTATCTTTATTAATTTTTAACTTTTCGGAAATTTCTTTTAAATGGGTAATATTATTTGAAGAATTAAATCTTTACAAGTAAAGCTTTTTTCACTATCTTAGCAAAAATTATTCCAAATTTTAATATGATTGATCTTGAAAATATAGACGGCGTTTTAGTCAGCAGAGAAATCCCTAAAACTAAATTTACTTGCAATTTAGAAATTTGCAAAGGCGCTTGCTGTACAATGAAAAGCGATTACGGCGCTCCTCTAAAAAAAGAAGAAATTGGTGAAATTAATAAACATTTAGATAAAATTAAAAACTATTTGCCCAAAAAAAGTTTGAAAGAAATTGAGTTGAACGGATTTTGGGAAGAAAAACACAAAGAATTAATGACGAGAAGTGTCGGCAAAAAAGATTGTGTTTTTGTTTTTTACGAGGGCGATATTGCAAAGTGTGCAATTGAAAAAGCTTATTATGATGGAAAAATTGATTTTATAAAACCCATTTCTTGTCACTTATTTCCTATTAGAGTTACAGATTTTGGCGGTGATGTTTTAAAATATGAAAAATATGATGTTTGCGATCCCGCTTTGGAAAAAGGAAAAGAAACAAATTTATCAATTTTAGAATTTTGTGAAAAACCAATTAAAAGAGCTTATAATTCAAAATTTTACAATAAATTAAAGAATCTTAACGGAAAATAATTATGTTATCATTGCAGCAAAAACTTTCACTTCAGCAAAAATTATCACCTCAGCAAATTCAATATCAAAAATTATTGCAACTAAATACTATGGCGTTAGAACAAAGGATTAAAACAGAGTTGGAATTAAATCCAATTTTGGAAGAAACTTTGGAAGATGAAATTGAATTAACTCAAGATCAAGAAGAAAATTCGGATGATGAAACTCAAGAAGAAGAAATTGAAGTAAATAATGATGATGAGTTTGATGTTGAAGATTATATGAATGACGGAGATTTGGATAGCGATAGAATTAATAAAAGTCCGGATGATGAAGATAACCGACCGATTGCTCCATCAAAAGTTTCTCAAACAGAAAGATTATTAGATCAATTACACATATTAAATTTGCCTGAAGAACAAATTATTTTGGGCGAAGTAATAGTCGGAAGTCTTTCTAAAGACGGATATTTTAGAGAAGATTTATCAAAAATTGTTGAAGATTTAAAACTCTTTGAACATGTTGAAGTTTCAATTGAAGATGCTGAAAAAGTTTTAAAAATGATTCAGCTTTTAGATCCCGTTGGAATTGCTGCAAGAGATTTGCAAGAATGTTTATTAATTCAAATTAGAAATTCTTCTTACGATCCGTATTATTCATATTTGGCGGAAAAAATTCTAAGTGAAAATTATACGGATTTTGTTAACAAAAGATTTGATGCAATTCAAACAAAAATGAATTTAACACGAGAAACTTTAAAATCTATTTTGGATTTAATTCACAAACTAAATCCCAAACCCGGAGCCAGCGCACTTGAATCCGATGAAGCAAATCAAATTACTCCAGATTTTATTATTGAAAAAGTTGACGATGATTATGTAATTACTTTAAACGATAAAAGTATGCCATCTGTAACAATTAGTTCAACTTATTTAGAAATGATTGACGGAAAAAAAAGAAAAAGAAAAGTTACTCCGCGCGAAAAAGAAACACATCAATTTTTAAGAGAAAAGTTTGAATCTGCAAAATGGTTTATTGCATCAATTCAGCAGAGAAGAGAAACTTTAATGAAAATAATGCGCTCCATTTTTGAAAAACAATATGCGTTTTTTGAAAATGGTCCAAAGTTTTTGCGACCAATGATTTACAAAGATATTGCCGATGAAATTATGATGGATATTTCTACAATCAGCAGAGTTGTAAACGGAAAATATGTGCAAAGTCCGGTTGGAATTCATGAATTAAAATATTTCTTCAGCGAAGGACTTTCTACAGATGACGGCGATGAAATTTCTAACAAACATATCAGAATTTTAATAAAAGAAATTTGCGATTCTGAGCCAAAAGGCAAACCTCATAGCGATGAAAAAATTGCTAAAATTCTTGTCGATAAAGGAATTCATATTGCACGAAGAACTGTTGCAAAATACCGCGAACAGCTTCAAGTTCCCGTTGCAAGATTAAGAAAAGAATTGAGATAAAAATTTTTGATTGTAAATTAAATCTGATTGTCATTTCGAATCCCAATTTTTTTATTGGGTGAGAAATCTATATAATAAGAGATATCTCATTCGCAAAAAACACTCATTCGATATGACAAAAAATTTTAATAAATGTATGATTGCTGACGATTTTTTATGAATTACATTTTTGATGTTCTAATTATAATATTTTTATTTTCACTTTTTGCAATCCCGCATTCAATTTTAGCAGCCTTTGATGTAAAGAAAAAAATTACCAAAAAAGTTGGAAACAAAATTGCTTTCTACAGATTTTTCTACAATATAACTTCTGTAATTTTTTTTGTTGCGATTTATTACATTTCACCAAAACCAAATGTTAAAATTTACGACTTACAATTTCCGTATGATCTGATTATTTTTACAATTCAATTTTTGGGAATTTTAGGATTATTTTGGACTTCATCATATTTGAACTTGAAAGAATTTTTAGGTTTTAATCAAATTAAAAGATATTTCCAAAATAATTACAGCGCAGAAAATTTGGATGAAAATCACGAACTAATTATTAAAGGTCCGTTTAAATATTCGCGTCATCCGATTTATTTTTTTACAATAATTGTGTTAGGTTTTAGATCAACAATGGATTTATTTTATCTAATATTTTTTATAAGTATGGTAATTTATTTTTACATCGGTTCTGAGTATGAAGAAAAAAATCTTATAAAACGATACGGAGATTCATACCTAAATTACAAATCAAAAGTTGCAAAAATTTTTCCAAATCCATTTTCAAAGAAATAACAAAATTTAATTATGAGAAAATTTCAATTATTAATACTTCTATTTATTTTTTCATCAAATATTTATCCACAAAAAAAAGAAGAAATTGTAGCTAAAGTTGGTGATAAAATAATTACCGCCGAGGAATTTAAATATCGTTTTGAATTAACACCGCAAATAAAAAGGAAGAATTCCGAAAAGGGAATGCAGAAAGCAAAAGAAGAATTATTATACACATTAATTGCAGAAAAACTTTTAGCAATTGAAGCAGAAAAAAATGGTTATGATTCTTCTGCATCGATGAAGATGAATTATATTCCAATGGAAAAAATGCATGTTAGAGATGCATTGTACAAAAAGGAAATTAAAAATAAAGTTTCGCTTAATAAAGAAAAAATTAAGGAAGGAATTTCTCTCGCAAATAAAAAATATTTTGTTGATTACGTTTATACGCAAAGTAAAGATGCAATTGATATTGCTTACAACGAATTAAAAAATTCTAAAAATTATGATTCGACTGCTGCACTTTTGAAGAATGTGGAATTTGTTAAAGAACCTTACGAAGTTATTTATGGCAAAATGGCAATCGAACCCGAAAGCGCAATATTTTCACTTGAACTAAATCAATTTACAACACCTCAGCAATCGCCAGAAGGATGGTATATTTTTAGATTGATAAATAAATCTTCTGCAAATTTCAAATCGTTTGAAGACAAAGTTGCACTTGTTGAAAAAACTGTAAAAAAAAGAAACGAAGATTCTCTTTATGATTCTTTCCTTTATAATTTTTTAAAAGATAAAAAAGTTACAACCGATGGAAGTTTGTTTTGGTATATTGTTGATTCGTTGCAGCCTTTGGTTGAGAAAGTAAAAGTAAGAGAGAATGTTGCAGCAAATGAAAAAATACAAATTAGCGATGAAGATTTTACAAGGTTTAGAAATTCTCTAAATCCCGATTCACTTAAAAAAGTTTTTATAAAGTTTGAAAATAATCCATTAACACTAAATGATTTTTTAAATGAATTTATGTTTGAAGGATTTTATACATATTCCTCAGATATGAATAATATTGCCGAACATTTGAATCAAAGGGTAAGACGCCAAATAGAAATGGAAATATTGACCCGCTACGGATATGAATTAGGGTTAGAAAATTTAGACGAAGTAAAATCTGATACGGAAATTTGGAAGAACAATTATTTGGCAACACTTTACAGAAAAGATTTAGTACTTGAAACAAAGAATATTTTTGAACAAGAAAATTCGATATCGCAAAATGATTCCGTATTTATTGAAACAAAATTTAAAATTGTAGAAATACTTACTGATAGTTTAGAGATTATTCAGCAAGCTTTATCAATTGCTGATGATACCGAAGAATTAAAAAAATTTGCGAAAATTCACACACAAAGAGATTTGGCAAAAATCAATGGCGGAGAGTTTGAATATTTTTCTCAATCAGAATTTGGTGAAATTGGAAAAATTACATCTACTATGGAAATTGGTGATGTTTATGGTCCACTTCAAACAGAAGGAAAATACTCACTTTTTAAATTGATTGATAAAAAAGAAATGAAGATTGAAAACTCAAATGTTGATATTTCAAAAAATAATAGTAAAAATATTTTATACAAAAAAGCTTTGGAAAATTTAGAAAATAAAACAATTGAGCTTGCTGAAAAATATGGAATTTCGATAAACGAAAAATTGTTAAATTCTATGAAATTAAATAATGTTCAAATGATGGTTGTAAGATATATGGGTTTTGGTGGATCAATATTAGCGTTTCCGTATGTTTCACCTTTTTATAATTGGAAAGAAAAATTGGAACAAAAACAGAAAGAACCATTATAAAGACGTATAAAAAAACTTGTCATTCCGATCCCGATATTTTTTCATCGGGAGAGGAATCTCTAATATTAAGAGATTTCTCAATCGCTTCGCTCTTTCGAAATGACTTTAATGATGTTTCTAAAATAAATGAATTGATTAATAAATTTGGTTTAACGGAGAAAAAATTGGAAAGAAAAATTAGATCAACAACAGTTTTAGGCGTAATTCATAATGGAGTTGCGGCACTTGGCGGAGACGGACAAGTAACGCTCGGCAATACAATTATGAAACATAATTCAATGAAAATAAGAAAATTATTAGATGGAAAAGTTTTAGTAGGATTTGCCGGATCGGCAGCAGATG is a window from the Ignavibacteriota bacterium genome containing:
- a CDS encoding SDR family NAD(P)-dependent oxidoreductase — encoded protein: MNFENKVVLITGATSGIGKEITHQLISKQNVKLALVARRENLLKENFNENENLLILKCDVSKKDEVKNAYQKVIEKFGKVDVAILNAGYSVRMPVEEYNSEAAERIFGANVFGIIYWVEQLLPKFIEEKNGIIVGVSSLADSKGYSKSGFYSASKAAATIYLEGLRTELNKYNVKVLTVRPGFVKTPMTDKNEFKMLFMMNVEKAAQIIINGIENEKRMIQFPWQLVILTRLFPLIPNWIYEKLENTFVEKNKK
- the carA gene encoding glutamine-hydrolyzing carbamoyl-phosphate synthase small subunit, giving the protein MQKSKKISLVLEDNSIYNGFSFGYEASTAGEIVFNTAMTGYPESLTDPSYYGQILISTYPLIGNYGVPEDKLKNGIPDIFESDKIQVKGFVISDYSFEYSHWNAKKSLSEWLIENKIPGIFGVDTRALTKKLREKGSMLGKIIFENEDLEFVDPNLENLVDKVSIKEKVTYGSGKKKIVLVDMGVKNNIVRCLLKRDTTVIKVPWNYDFTQDDYDGIVLSNGPGDPTFCQETVDNLKNAIKIEKPIFGICMGNQLLSLAAGGSIYKLKYGHRSHNQPVLQVGTNKCFITSQNHGYAVEDSHLDEGWEPYFVNLNDDTCEGIKHKTKPFFSTQFHPEASSGPTDTEFLFDEFLNLIKEE
- a CDS encoding isoprenylcysteine carboxylmethyltransferase family protein, giving the protein MNYIFDVLIIIFLFSLFAIPHSILAAFDVKKKITKKVGNKIAFYRFFYNITSVIFFVAIYYISPKPNVKIYDLQFPYDLIIFTIQFLGILGLFWTSSYLNLKEFLGFNQIKRYFQNNYSAENLDENHELIIKGPFKYSRHPIYFFTIIVLGFRSTMDLFYLIFFISMVIYFYIGSEYEEKNLIKRYGDSYLNYKSKVAKIFPNPFSKK
- the carB gene encoding carbamoyl-phosphate synthase (glutamine-hydrolyzing) large subunit, whose translation is MNKEIKKVLILGSGALKIGEAGEFDYSGSQALKALREENIETVLINPNIATVQTSENIADKVYFLPVTPYFVEQVIIKENPDGVLLSFGGQTALNCGIELFKKNIFEKYNVKVLGTPISAIIDTEDRELFANTLKKVSIKTPKSIAVNSIEDALKAAEELNYPIIVRAAYTLGGQGSGFCVNPDELEILASKALSYSDQILIEESLKGWKEVEYEVVRDCYNNCITVCNMENFDPLGIHTGESIVVAPSQTLTNTEYHKLREIAIKLIQHIGIVGECNVQYALDPFSEDYRVIEVNARLSRSSALASKATGYPLAFVAAKLALGYGLYELKNSVTKTTSAFFEPALDYIVCKIPRWDLNKFHGVSNQIGSSMKSVGEVMAIGKTFEEAIQKGLRMIGQGMHGFVGNKDIPTSDIKDMLVNPTDMRIFIIAQAFKEGLTVDEIYELSKIDKWFLVKLKNIFDYKYELQNYNSLEELPNQLLLDSKKLGFSDFQIARFVLKSESVNVDKDILKVRNFRINKGIKPFVKQIDTLAAEYPAYTNYLYLTYSGIEHDIDFVNDNKSVVVLGSGAYRIGSSVEFDWCGVNALNTIKKENFRSIMINYNPETVSTDYDICDRLYFDELTLERVLDIVDLENPKGVIVSTGGQIPNNLAMRLHKSNVNILGTSPLSIDRAENRHKFSQMLDDLKIDQPRWRELTSTTEIRNFITEVNYPVLVRPSYVLSGAAMNVVSNESELDHFLQLATEVSKQYPVVVSEFIENAKEIEIDAVADKGEMVLYAISEHIEFAGVHSGDATMVFPPQKIYFETVRRIKTISRKIASELNISGPFNIQFLAKDNDVKVIECNLRASRSLPFVSKVLKVNFVELATDIMLEAKYIKPNKSLFELDYIGIKAPQFSFSRLSKADPILGVDMASTGEVGCIGDDFYDALLKSMLSVGYKIPKKNILLSTGPVQSKAELLESCKLLIENDYNLFATRGTHKFLKDNNVESQLLYWPDEKQSPNTIEYLRKRKIDLVINIPKNLSKNELDNDYEIRRSAIDFNIPLITNSRLAQAFINAFCKKDLEDISIKHWNEH
- a CDS encoding peptidyl-prolyl cis-trans isomerase is translated as MRKFQLLILLFIFSSNIYPQKKEEIVAKVGDKIITAEEFKYRFELTPQIKRKNSEKGMQKAKEELLYTLIAEKLLAIEAEKNGYDSSASMKMNYIPMEKMHVRDALYKKEIKNKVSLNKEKIKEGISLANKKYFVDYVYTQSKDAIDIAYNELKNSKNYDSTAALLKNVEFVKEPYEVIYGKMAIEPESAIFSLELNQFTTPQQSPEGWYIFRLINKSSANFKSFEDKVALVEKTVKKRNEDSLYDSFLYNFLKDKKVTTDGSLFWYIVDSLQPLVEKVKVRENVAANEKIQISDEDFTRFRNSLNPDSLKKVFIKFENNPLTLNDFLNEFMFEGFYTYSSDMNNIAEHLNQRVRRQIEMEILTRYGYELGLENLDEVKSDTEIWKNNYLATLYRKDLVLETKNIFEQENSISQNDSVFIETKFKIVEILTDSLEIIQQALSIADDTEELKKFAKIHTQRDLAKINGGEFEYFSQSEFGEIGKITSTMEIGDVYGPLQTEGKYSLFKLIDKKEMKIENSNVDISKNNSKNILYKKALENLENKTIELAEKYGISINEKLLNSMKLNNVQMMVVRYMGFGGSILAFPYVSPFYNWKEKLEQKQKEPL
- the rpoN gene encoding RNA polymerase factor sigma-54 — protein: MLSLQQKLSLQQKLSPQQIQYQKLLQLNTMALEQRIKTELELNPILEETLEDEIELTQDQEENSDDETQEEEIEVNNDDEFDVEDYMNDGDLDSDRINKSPDDEDNRPIAPSKVSQTERLLDQLHILNLPEEQIILGEVIVGSLSKDGYFREDLSKIVEDLKLFEHVEVSIEDAEKVLKMIQLLDPVGIAARDLQECLLIQIRNSSYDPYYSYLAEKILSENYTDFVNKRFDAIQTKMNLTRETLKSILDLIHKLNPKPGASALESDEANQITPDFIIEKVDDDYVITLNDKSMPSVTISSTYLEMIDGKKRKRKVTPREKETHQFLREKFESAKWFIASIQQRRETLMKIMRSIFEKQYAFFENGPKFLRPMIYKDIADEIMMDISTISRVVNGKYVQSPVGIHELKYFFSEGLSTDDGDEISNKHIRILIKEICDSEPKGKPHSDEKIAKILVDKGIHIARRTVAKYREQLQVPVARLRKELR
- a CDS encoding DUF3109 family protein, whose translation is MIDLENIDGVLVSREIPKTKFTCNLEICKGACCTMKSDYGAPLKKEEIGEINKHLDKIKNYLPKKSLKEIELNGFWEEKHKELMTRSVGKKDCVFVFYEGDIAKCAIEKAYYDGKIDFIKPISCHLFPIRVTDFGGDVLKYEKYDVCDPALEKGKETNLSILEFCEKPIKRAYNSKFYNKLKNLNGK